In Amphiura filiformis chromosome 1, Afil_fr2py, whole genome shotgun sequence, the following are encoded in one genomic region:
- the LOC140160479 gene encoding uncharacterized protein produces MHITREIRTSVITLFTAALLCCFRSGMCRPLSRRSVNEGGQRNITMNMLVHTYNLITKQRSLLTTYSTDLMRNSNGQYARQIQRCQVPGVHTPNFHFNHLSFWIHMPVQDKMVSHLEVLQGFRSLISATNLDNEVLHITGFDNQAQHVVAGIDHVIDYINQLIALENLNGISRIHPHEECNHTDGSLSRLDEILYILQQFNTYATGPLSAIYLNNGFEIELEIDTDHHILVN; encoded by the exons ATGCATATAACACGGGAAATTAGGACGTCTGTAATTACACTATTCACGG CTGCCTTACTATGTTGCTTTCGAAGTGGTATGTGTCGACCATTGTCACGGAGATCTGTCAATGAAGGTGGACAACGTAACATCACCATGAATATGCTAGTTCATACTTATAATTTAATAACCAAGCAAAGGAGTTTACTAACAACTTAC AGTACTGATTTAATGCGGAATAGTAACGGACAATATGCCCGACAAATACAACGCTGCCAGGTGCCTGGTGTTCATACACCCAATTTCCATTTCAACCACCTATCATTTTGGATACATATG CCTGTTCAGGACAAAATGGTATCCCATCTAGAGGTTCTGCAAGGATTTCGTTCACTAATAAGTGCCACCAACCTTGATAATGAAGTACTGCATATAACAGGATTCGACAACCAAGCTCAGCATGTTGTAGCCGGCATTGACCATGTAATCGATTATATAAATCAATTG ATTGCCTTGGAGAATCTAAACGGAATCTCTAGAATTCATCCGCATGAAGAATGTAACCACACCGACGGTAGCTTGTCGCGTCTTGACGAGATACTTTATATTTTACAACAATTTAACACATATGCAACGGGTCCTCTAAGCGCTATATACCTAAATAACGGGTTTGAAATTGAATTAGAAATAGACACGGATCATCACATTTTGGTGAATTAA